A stretch of DNA from Vulpes lagopus strain Blue_001 chromosome 12, ASM1834538v1, whole genome shotgun sequence:
CACCGCGCACGCCCGTGGGGACCGGCCTCCGTCCCGCCGCGTCGCCATGGTGACCAAGTCCGCCCTCGGGCCGCGGCGCGCTCGGTGCGGCGCTCAGGTCCCACCGCCCGGAAACGCGAGCTCCGGCGCCGGGTTCCGGCCTCCTCTCACCCGCCCCGCGCAGGCGCCAAGGGGCGAAGGGCTCATTCCCGCCCACCTGACGCCGGGAGAGGGTCCCCGGAACTGGAGGGACGGCGGGGGCCACGGGGGCGGGGCTGCACGGGGGCGGGGCTGCACGGGGGTGGGGTTGCACGGGGTAGAGGCTGGGGCTacacgggggggcggggccgcacgggggctggggctgcacgGGGGGCGGGGCTGCACGGGGGTGGGGCTGCACGGGGAGCGGGGCCGTGGGGGGCGGAGCTGCACGGGGGAGAGGGGTTgcacggggtgggggctggggctgcacgggggggcggggctgcacggggggcggggctgcacggggtgggggctggggctgcatgGGGGGCGGGGCTGCACGGGGGCGGGGCCGCACGGCGGCGGCTGGGGCTGcacggggcggggccgggggccgagCTGAACGGGGGCGGGGCAGCATGGGGGGGCTGGGTACGCGGGGGTGGGGCCGGCTGCACGGGGGAAGGGGAGCCGGGTACTCGGAGCTGCACGGTGGGGGAGGGGTCTATAGGGGGTCCGGGGCTGCGGGGGATGGGGGGGCCGAGGGTCGATCGGGGGCGGCAGTGGGGCGGGGTCCGTGCCCCCCCAGCACCGTGCATGGGTCTTGGGGGGAGGCGGGTGGCTCCAGCAGCCTCTCGTCCTGCGGAGGTCGCACCGTGTGTTGCGTGCGGTGCGGAGAATCCATCAGTTCGCCCTCCTAACTTGTGCGCTTTTGCCTTTGTGCTCAAACATAAGTTGAAAACAAAGCCAAACCGCCCTTGTAGGCAGCCTGCCTCCCAGAGGCGGGCCAGGCCCTGCTGCTCCTTCGGGGACAGCTCTGGGGAGCCCCTGAGGGCCTCCTCGCTGGCCTGGCGCAGTAAGCGGGGACAGAACGCATGCCCAGCCCCCACCTGGCAGAGCCTGGTGGGACACTCACTTGTGGCCTGTGTCACCCCTCCTGTGTTTCCTCCACCCCAGGGGCTCGCTGGCTCCCCGGGGCCGGTCCCCAAGCGGGTCCTGCCAGGGCTGGACCCACGCCCTAATCCAGGCTCTGCTCCTGGAGGGAGGTCCAGGAGTTATTAAATATGAAGCAGATCAATAATTAAAGCCTCATGAAAAATGAAAGATCTCACATCCTGCACAGAAACCAAGTGATCGTAGCGGGCTGGCCTGGAGGTGCAGCCCGGGGTCCCCATAGCCTTTAACCTGCATCCCGGAGTGGCCTCCGGACCAGGGCAACCTGCTGTCACAGAGCCAGGCTTCGATCCTGGCCCCCTCCTGTCCGACATCTCTCCAGCACTTGGCTTGCTTCTGCATACGGTGGGAGGACATGCTCCCTTCCCTGGTGCTTGGAGGCTCAGGTCCTGGCTCAGCCCCCTGGAGGGGCCGAGGGGACCCGCCTGTTTCAACGGGAACAAATCCTAACAGCCGGAGCTCCATTCCTCGCCATCCTCACCCCCCAGCCAGCACTGCTGATGGCGCCAGTGCTAACCACAGGGACAGCATGGCCTTGCTTCTCGGGGCAGGGCCAGCTCCTACTGCCCTGGGGTGGGACATATGCCTTCCTCGCCCCACCCACCTCACAACTTGAGACCTGCTCACCAGGATCCCAGGGAAGGCTTCGAGGCtgccaggcccagagaggtgcaGCACTCGCCTCCCCTTGCGTGGCACACGGCCAACAAAATGGCAGGGGCCGGAGTGGGCCCTGCCAAGAGCCTGGGCCTTCGCCACCCTGCCAGGGCGCTCCCCACACATGGCCAGTCCCCACGGCCCCTCTGAGGTCTGCGCTCTTGTGTCCCTGGGGCTCCTTATCCGTGCCCCATGCCCAGTGGCCCAGGACATGCCTGTGGGCAGAGGAAGGGACATTCTGGCCACCAGAGTCAGGCGTGCAGAGCCCTTCCATGGCCTCTGCCGCTGGCTGGCCGGGGCCCCTCTCAGCAGTGGCCACCCCTGCCTGCCTCAGGCCCCTCACTGCTCATCCCTCACTCATCTAAACAGCATAGTGACCTCCAACCTGGAGCCCGCTCTCCCCCGTCCTCCAGGGGCTCCTCAGCCCACCAAGGCCAGCGCCAACACCCAGAACCCCCACCCAGTGACCCCACCAAGGCCAGCGCCGACGCCCAGCGACCCCCACCCCGTGACCCCACCGACACCAGCTCCAAcgcccagcacccccccccccagtgaccTCAACGAGGCCAGCACCGACGCTTGGGCCAGACCCCATGCGCTCCTGGAAGAACAGATCACAGCGGCCCCTCCCGCACTCAGAGTGCCACCTGCCCGCCCTGGGCCGGGAGGGTCTGCGAGCCCTGCAGCGTCCCTGCTGCTGATGACAGGGTGGGTGCCCGTGTCCCGGCGCTGCCGTAACAGATCACAAGTGGGTGCTTCAGAAAACGGTTCTGGAGGCCCCAGTCTGAAGGGACGTGGGGCCGGGCTGTGCTCCtctggaggcccagagagaagcCCCGCCAGCCCCGGTGCTCACCTGCTCCCCAAGCTGCGTCCGCGGGCACCTGGCCTGCTCCCCATGTCGCCGTCCCCCCATGCTGTTCTgttcataaggacaccagtcataccgGACGAGGGCCCACCTGCTCCCAGGTGGCCTCGTCTGAACTGCCCGCAGCCAGAGAGACCCTGTTTCCCCAGAAGGAGGCACCTGGGGAGCTGGCGGCGAGGACCCCGACCTGCCCCTTCGGGGCCACCGTTCAGCCTGCTCCGGACTGTTCACTGGGGCTGCAGGGGTTGCCGGCCCCCGGTGCGAGCCCTGCCCAGGCCACCTCGTGGTCGCCTCATCACAGATGCAGACCCTGCCCCCCACTGGTGGCCAGCACAGCTGGGTGTGGCTCAGTGATGGTTTGAGGGGGTGCACACTGGAGGGTCACTAGAGGGCCAGCGAGGGAGCCCTGCTTCCTGGGCTCCCCGTACTGCCCAGGGCCTTCGGGGCCCCCCTGCGCGGTTCCGGAGCCCCCCGTGTTACAGATGAGGAGGCCGAGGCTGGAGGGGCGTCCTGCtgccgcgcccccccccgcccccgcgcctaGGCCCAGGGTGGGTCTCAACACTGGGTGGCAGGTGATCCTGCTGCCGGGCATCGGACGCCAGGAGGGCAGtggctctgggaccctggagtacGGCCTGGCCTGGTGGCCAGAGTGGCCCCTGTGTGGACAGCCTGGCCTGGAAGCGACAGCGCGCCCAGGAACATGCCGGGAGCAGCAGGGGGGCCCCGTGCTGACCTCCGCGTGGGGCGGTGCCCGGGTGGGCGCACACCTGTGTGGCCTCGAGCAAGTGGCCTCCCTGTGGGAGCAGGAAGTGCCCCGCCCCGTGCCCCTGGCCTCAGGTTGGGCCCATGGCAACTTCCCCATTTGCTCGAGGGCCTGGGGGCAGGAAAGGCGGGGCCGACCTGGGGGGTGACGTCCTTCAACCCCAGTGTGCGCCCTGGACAGCCAGCTATgcggcccctgccccccagcatcACGAGGCACCCTGTGAACCTGAACTGGGCAGCAGGCTGCGACAGCGGAGGGGCCCTCACAGCCCGGAGCAGGAAGGGACCCCGTTGGGCAGGACGGGGCTCCTGAGGGACGAAGGGACCACAGGGCCCAGGGTAGTTGTTTCACCAACGTCCAAGCGCAGGGGCAGACGTGGAGCTGGCAGGTGACGCCCCGGGGGCTGGTGTGAAAGGGGCACGCTGCCCAACAGGCGGGCACCAAGAGGAGcgtgcccccagcccagcccccaagGCCGCCCTGACGGGGCTGGCATCCTGCCCACTGCGCAGACAGCGGCCTGAGGCGGCTCGCGGGGGCTGGGGCCCGTGGGAGGGGCAGCTTCCACCTGAGGTTCCCCCTCTGGGCCTGGGGGTGACGAAGGCACTCCCATGGCCTCTGCACGCCCCTGCTCTCCGAGGTCCCCCACCAcatccccccagcccccgggCGGTCCGCTGCGTCCCAGTGCTGAGTCACCCGGGAGGGGGGGCTGCGGTCGGAACAGGAAGGTGGGGCAAGGCCTTCCCTTCCCCGCAGGCTAGAGGAACACTCGGCTTGGCACGCAGCCCGGCCCCACTGGCCCTGCCCCGGCCAAGGCCTGGCGGCCGCCCCTCCCACCATGCCCTGCAGGGCGAGACACCCACGCCTCACCTGGCATCTCCCCGTGCCAGGCAGGACCTGGGGGCTCTGCCCCTGCGCCCTGGGCCCCGAATGCTCCACACTGAGATTAGGGGGCCGTGGGGGAGCGTGGCGGGCTGGCTGTAACGGCAGGTACCACCACGGAGGGGCAGCCCAAGGGGCCGAGCCTGAGCCCCGGAGAGCAGAATCGAGGAACAGGGTGGGCCCCGCAGAGCCCGCTGGGTGTAGGGCCGGGCGCAGTGTGCGGGCGGAGCTGGCTGTGGGGCCTGATGCCCCGCCCCGCAGCCGAGGAGGAAAGGACAGGGGCCCCGCCAGCGCCCTGGCCCTCGGGGGCTTTGGGAGGCTTCCTGCGTCACCGCGTGGGCACACGGGAGCCTGGACCAGGGGCAGGACCGGGAGCTCCGCTGGCGCTGGCGTGAGAGGGCGCCATCCCCCGGTGTCCCTCCCTCACCCGCGTTCATGGAGCCCCTGCTCTGTCCGGGCAGGTTCCAGGCATCGGCAGGGCCATCCCCCCTGGGGGGCTATGGCCCCGGGGAACAGGAGCCCAGGATTGGCCGGGGCGTGGGTGTGCGAGCCCAGGAAAGAGCGGAACCCGGAGGGCAGCGGGGCCAGGGAGGTCTGCTGGGGCCAAGAGGCGTGGGGTCCCGGGGAGCCTGAGCACTGGTGCATCTCGGGGTCACCAGCACAAGAATGGTCTTGAGAGGCCTGGAAGTGGGCACGGCCACGCTCCAGCTGGCACACACAGAGGAGGAGTGGGGTCAGGGGGCGTGGGGGTGCCCTCGGAGCtgcaggggcagagccaggcaggggagccctggaggctggggccaacagggtgcagggggcagcgcacacctgccaggtgccccccaggcaAGGTACCCTAACAAAGGGAGGTCCTGTGCAGGTTGGGCTCAGCGACTTCTGAGCTGTCTCTGCCCAGTGATGGGTGCCACGCGTCACTTGAAGAGCAAGTACGTTGTGGGCATGGCTTGGCCAGTGTCAGGCCCGGCACAGGCCAGCAGAAGTCCTGGAGCCACCAGTTGTATTGGGACCCCCAGGCTCTCGGGCAGCTGAGGCCACGCGGGGCCAGCCCCCAGGGGAGGGGCCCGCACCCCAGCCCGCTGGTGCCTGTGGCTGCCAGTCCTTCACAGATGCTGTCTGGGGTCCCTGCTCCTCAGCAGCATCTCACTcagccagggctggggacaggCAAGGGACACAAGGCCTGGGAAACAGCCACCGCCTCTGAGTCCAGGGACATGGAGCAGGGACAGGGGGAGGCGTCTGTTGCTGCCtgggctcggggtggggggggcctccAGGAGTGGAGCGGGGAGGAATGGGCAGCGGGGCCACAGGGACAAGGCAGGTGGAACCTGGAGGGCCCAGGTGCAGGAGGACCCTGTGGGGAAGAGGGGGCATGGAtgcttccacccacctcccccaggcccaccccaggGCTCCACCGCTGGGGAAGGACGGAGCAGCGGAGCGTCTGTGGCACctgtggggtggagggcaggggcagtggaGCAAGGGGGAGGAAAAGCATAGGGGGGCCAGACCAGGGACTGGAGGGCAGCAGGCTGGGGCATGGGGAGCCCAGGCACTCAGGGCTGCTCCGTGTCCAGcctccaggcaccccaacccccgATGCCCTCAATCTCCAGAcaccccagcctccccacagACACCAcccaacccctcacccccacccccaggcccaacCCCCGCCCTGGGCGGGGACTGCAGGTGAGTCAtgccaggctgggctggggtcTGACCTCTGCAGCCGATTTCCGCCTCCGTCCACAGCCCGGGCCAGCCAAGCggttgctgtttatttttctggGAGCCTGAACAGATCCCAGGTAaaggcccagggagagggagcGGGTGGGAGGGGGCGGTTAGAAAGCCCTGGCCTTGGGCAGGCTGCCTGGCTGGGGAAGGGTCCTCTACCCCTGGCTCCACCTGAAAGTGGCCTCTCCACCCTGCAGGAGGGGGAGGTGTGGCCGCAGGTGCCAAGCTGCAGGAGAGAGCGCCATCTGGGACAGGTGTGCCACCGGGTCCCTGAGGAGGGCAGGGGACCGTGGGTCCGCCCAGATGTATGTCATGTGACTTGGCTCCCTTCActtggcctggcctggccctggtCCTGTCCATCGGGTGGGTGGCCGCTGCCCTCAACAGTCCCTCTAGGTGTTTAAGGTCATTTCTGGAGATGGCAGCAGAGCCCGGCTCCCATCCTCCGCCTGGACGCACAGGGAGGACGGGGCTACGACGAGTTGCGGACGGTGCCTGAGCAGACACCCCTCCTCCAGTCCATCTCCAGACGGAGTAGCTCTTGAGAAAGGTGGAGTGTGTCCCCTGAGAGCTGCAGCTGGCCTGGCAGTGTGCTGGGGACAGCCCTAGAGCCCTCAGAGCAGGCTGCAGGGCTGTGACTTGCAACCATTCAAGGGTTTGGAGTCCAGGCAGGGCCAGGGACAGATAAGGCCACCGGGGAGTGCCCCTCGCCCAGGACAGGGCCATCCTGCAAAGCCACCCCCTCTGCAGGGTGGCTGCACCTCCTCGGCCCTCCACTCCCTTCTGTCagaaaagggcagcctgggcTGTAGGGCCACCGTCCCAGAACAGGTggtggggccaggcctggggtgggtgCCCCTGTCCCGGGGAGCTGCAGGGCACAAGGCACCACCCTAGCGGAATGAAGTGTCCAGGGGATCGCAGGGGAGGGGGCTCAGCCCAAACCTGACGGGGCCCCGTGGGGCCGTgtgcagcatggagcctggccaCCGAGGCTCTCCCGCGCTGGGCACCCCTGGTTACGGTCCTCTGGTTATGGGCCACTTGGTCTCCCACACACCAGCTGTTATCACCCCGCCCCCTCCACTCGGGTCTTCCACCCCAGCCCCCGTGGAAGCCCCTGCCCTGAATGCTCTGCTGGCGGCAGAGCGGGGGCTGGCCAGCGGGTGCCTGATAGGCCTGCCCTCTGTGCCCGACAGTGGGGCAGCCCCCACCTCAGCTCTGGGTGGCCAGGCAGGCTGGCCCCAGGACACACACGCACAGAAGACCACGACTGAGGGGCTCTGGGTCTGGGGGActgtcctctccctcctcaggGCTCCTGCAGGACCACGGTGTCCCTGGCTGACCGCCCCCAGCTCTCCTAGCTGGACGTGCAAGGCCCCTTCCCTTCTAGGGGCACAGGGCTGAATCCCGGGCACCCCCTCTGATCACTGGTGGGGAGTGTGGGGTCCTCCCATGGTGGTCGGGCCCCAAGCAGGGGGACATGTGGGGTGTGGTCTCTCAGCATCCCAGAGAGAAGGCAGAAGGCCCGGGTGGCCTGGGCATCTCAGGAGGTCTCGGAGCATGGCCAGGAGGCCGGTACTGCTGCTCCCCCCACTGCCCGTTACCCTGGAGgggtccctctgcccccacccggTGGGCTCCGCGTGCCCGGTAGTCCAGGACACCTGCAGCATCATTTCAGAGTGGGAGGCTGGAAGGTGCTCCTGTGCTCCCGGCTGGAGGCCGCCACCAAGGGCCTGGCTCCCCGCACATCCTCAAACTTGGGCTGGTGACCGGTGAGGACGGGGCTGGAGGTACCTCACTTGGGACCAGCTGGGATCCCGGCCGCCAGGATGCCAGGATGCGGAGCACCCCGGGCTGGCGGCCACCCGCCGGCGCTCTGGGCGCCCCAGGGGAAACGGCAGCTGGGAGCCGCTGGCTGCCCCGCCACGACCCTCCGGCCGGCCGCGGTCCCGGGAAGGAGCGAGGCTCGGGCGCAGCGGGGACTCCAGGGGCGCGGGGAGGGAGAGCTGAGCGGGGAGGCCGGAGCCCGGCGGGTCGGCGCGCAGGAAGCGGGAGCGGCTGGCGGGAAGG
This window harbors:
- the LOC121474035 gene encoding basic proline-rich protein-like, which codes for MGPRLPGQQCEEPQPLPSHRRPDPEVPQVDRSLCEAGGTCWTPSLRGPLAWALPGRAPGQAQPALGPASRGPSQARPRPLGREAAHLPQHCQHPRRAYLPLGAALVGLAAGPSELRRTSPRVTAAWHRPCRPARTPCPAGGAPGAPAGGGTLPGRELRLPASRSRFLRADPPGSGLPAQLSLPAPLESPLRPSLAPSRDRGRPEGRGGAASGSQLPFPLGRPERRRVAASPGCSASWHPGGRDPSWSQVPQTLRCSVLPQRWSPGVGLGELERGRAHFQASQDHSCAGDPEMHQCSGSPGPHASWPQQTSLAPLPSGFRSFLGSHTHAPANPGLLFPGAIAPQGGWPCRCLEPARTEQGLHERGPGPPIDPSPTVQLRVPGSPSPVQPAPPPRTQPPHAAPPPFSSAPGPAPCSPSRRPPPPTAPLPVQPHPRAAPPPVQPQPPCGPAPPCSPSLYPVQPHPRAAPPPCSPAPVAPAVPPVPGTLSRRQVGGNEPFAPWRLRGAGERRPEPGAGARVSGRWDLSAAPSAPRPEGGLGHHGDAAGRRPVPTGVRDTTLEEYAYRG